A segment of the Georgenia sp. M64 genome:
CGCCGTCGTTGCCCGGCGCGGACCACCGGCGCAGGAGCCGGGCCACGAGGTCCCCCTCGCGCAGGGCCCGCTCGGGGAACCACGGCACCTGGAACGCGGCCATCGTGCCGAGCGCACCCCACGGCAGGGCGGTGCCCGGGCGGTGGAGGGGCACCGGGTGGGGGTTGGCGAGGGTGACGACGGCGCGGGTCAGGTCCGGGGCCAGGGTGGGCATCGACCAGGCGACGGTGCCCCCGAACCCGTGACCGACGACGACCGCGCCCGCCGCGCCCAGGGAGCGGATGACCCCGGCGACGTCGCGCGCCAGGACGGCGGTCTCGTGCCGGCGCGGGGGTTTGTCGGAGCCGGCGAAGCCGCGCAGGTCCATGGCCGCGACCCGGTACCCGGCGTCGGCGAGCACGGGGATCTGGTGGCGCCACGCCCACCAGAACTGTGGGAACGCGTGCAGGAGGACCACGACGGGGTGTCCCTCGCCGGTGGGCCCGGCGAGCGCGACGTGGAACTGGGCGCCGTTCGCGGCGACGTTGCGGTGCTCCCACGGCCCGGGGACGAGGACGCAGCTCGAGTCGGCAACCACGTCCGGTCACGCTACCTGGTGCCCGGCCCCGCCCGTGCCTGTCACGGGGGCGCGGCGGGCGCCGTGTGCCCTCCCTCACACGAGGGCGACGAGCCCGACGTAGACACCTGTCCCGGCGACGATGCTCAGCAGGGCGTTGCGGCGCCACAGGTGAAGGCCGGCCGTCACGGCCACGGCCACGAGCTCGGGCAGCCCGTGCGGGGCGGCGGTGAGGTCCACCTCGGACAGCGTGTAGACGACGAGGACCGCCATCACCCCCAGCGGCATGGTGCGACCGAGGTAGCCGACGGCGCGCGAGCCGCCCATGCGCCGCAGGAGCAGGAACGGTGCCAGCCGGAGGGCGTAGGTGACCGCGAAGATCACCAGGAGGGTCAGGAGGATTCGCTCAGGTGTCATGGCCGCCGCCCAGGGCGAACCGTGCGAGCAGGACCAGGACGAAGGCGGTGAGGGCGATGACGAGCATGCTCCCCGGCGCCACCACGAGCGCGAGAGCGGCGCAGGCGAGCGCGACCACCAGCGTGGGGACGTCGGGGGAGGCGCGGAAGGCGTCGATCGTCAGGACGACGAAGAGCGCGGTGAGCGCGAAGCCCATGCCCTCCACCTGGAGCCCGAGCCGCGACCCGAGCAGCGCCCCGGTCGTCGAGCCGGCGACCCAGTAGGCGTGGCAGAGGATCTCGGTGGCCAGCACGCGCGTGCCGGTCAGCTGGGCGTGCGGGCGGGTGGCGAGGAGGGCGTAGGCCTCGTCGGTCAGCGCGTGGACGCCGTAGAGGCGGCCGGCGGTGGAGCGGATCTCGAGCAGCGGGAAGCTCAGGCCGTAGAAGACGTGCCGGAAGTTGACGAAGAACGTCGTCAGCGCCACCTGGGCCAGGCCGACCCCGCCGGTGACGAGGGAGATGGCGAGGAACTCCATGGAGCCGGCGTAGATGAGCACGGAGAAGACCGGCGCCCACCACCAGGCCAGGCCGCTGCCGACCAGGAGGATCCCGAACGCCGCGCCGAGCGGGAGGTACCCCA
Coding sequences within it:
- a CDS encoding alpha/beta hydrolase — its product is MVADSSCVLVPGPWEHRNVAANGAQFHVALAGPTGEGHPVVVLLHAFPQFWWAWRHQIPVLADAGYRVAAMDLRGFAGSDKPPRRHETAVLARDVAGVIRSLGAAGAVVVGHGFGGTVAWSMPTLAPDLTRAVVTLANPHPVPLHRPGTALPWGALGTMAAFQVPWFPERALREGDLVARLLRRWSAPGNDGATSQAALYTEAMGLPFAAHSAMEHFRWLARSTPRADGRRYLAALAAPVRVPVLTVRGRQDPLMGARAFGRDADLVRAPLRQEVLDDAGHFLPEEASDAVSDLLLAFLTEHAPVGR
- a CDS encoding AzlD domain-containing protein, whose amino-acid sequence is MTPERILLTLLVIFAVTYALRLAPFLLLRRMGGSRAVGYLGRTMPLGVMAVLVVYTLSEVDLTAAPHGLPELVAVAVTAGLHLWRRNALLSIVAGTGVYVGLVALV
- a CDS encoding AzlC family ABC transporter permease — its product is MPEPDVPAASAQRREVTAAVRDTAAVGMGYLPLGAAFGILLVGSGLAWWWAPVFSVLIYAGSMEFLAISLVTGGVGLAQVALTTFFVNFRHVFYGLSFPLLEIRSTAGRLYGVHALTDEAYALLATRPHAQLTGTRVLATEILCHAYWVAGSTTGALLGSRLGLQVEGMGFALTALFVVLTIDAFRASPDVPTLVVALACAALALVVAPGSMLVIALTAFVLVLLARFALGGGHDT